In one Bacteroidia bacterium genomic region, the following are encoded:
- the dnaA gene encoding chromosomal replication initiator protein DnaA — protein MNITSEQVWNNCLSVIKDNVNSQSYKTWFIPIKPVRLEGKILTIQVPSLFFYEWLEEHYVNLLKKTLKKELGAGSKLEYNIVVEQSSGSHKPYTINMPAQQARHEDEIEISMPMNISSSIKNPFIIPGLKKLNIDSQLNNNFTFDTFIEGDCNRLARSAGMAVAARPGGTSFNPLVIYGGVGLGKTHLAQSIGNKVKETLKNKIVLYVSSEKFTNQFIEAVKNNSLNDFINFYQLIDVLILDDVQFFANKDRTQDIFFHIFNHLHQNNKQLILTSDRPPKDLKGLEERLLSRFKWGLSADMTSPDFETRMAILEHKMYENGIELQKDVVEYVAYNITTSVRELEGALISLLANASISKKEIDLPMAREILKNFIKNSSRELTIDHIQDLICEHFSMEVELLKSKSRKRHIVQARQISMYFAKQFTKDSLAKIGRHFGGRDHSTVIHACQTVSNLIETDKAFRSKIDELEKQISLNLG, from the coding sequence ATGAATATAACCTCTGAGCAGGTATGGAATAATTGTTTGTCTGTTATCAAGGATAATGTGAACTCCCAGAGTTATAAAACATGGTTTATTCCTATAAAGCCGGTGAGGCTGGAAGGAAAGATCCTGACCATTCAGGTTCCGAGTTTGTTCTTCTATGAGTGGCTCGAAGAACATTATGTGAATCTGCTGAAGAAGACCCTGAAAAAGGAACTTGGTGCAGGCTCGAAACTTGAATATAATATAGTGGTAGAGCAAAGTTCAGGTTCTCACAAACCATATACTATCAACATGCCGGCTCAGCAAGCCCGGCATGAAGACGAAATTGAGATTTCCATGCCTATGAATATCAGCTCCTCGATTAAGAATCCCTTCATTATTCCGGGCCTTAAAAAGCTCAATATTGATTCGCAACTCAACAACAACTTCACCTTTGATACTTTTATAGAGGGAGATTGCAACCGGCTTGCGCGATCAGCAGGAATGGCTGTGGCGGCCAGACCTGGAGGTACCTCGTTCAACCCCCTGGTGATCTATGGAGGAGTAGGCCTAGGCAAAACCCACCTGGCGCAGTCTATCGGCAACAAAGTGAAGGAGACCTTAAAGAACAAGATTGTCCTCTACGTTTCGTCTGAAAAATTCACCAACCAGTTTATTGAAGCGGTGAAAAATAACAGCTTAAACGATTTTATCAATTTCTATCAGTTAATAGACGTACTAATTCTTGATGACGTTCAGTTCTTTGCTAATAAGGACCGGACACAGGACATCTTCTTTCATATTTTCAACCATTTGCATCAGAATAATAAACAACTCATTCTGACTTCTGACCGCCCGCCAAAAGATCTGAAAGGTCTGGAAGAACGGCTGCTCTCCCGTTTCAAATGGGGTTTGTCTGCTGATATGACTTCGCCTGATTTTGAAACGCGCATGGCGATCCTGGAGCACAAAATGTATGAGAATGGAATTGAACTTCAGAAAGACGTGGTGGAATATGTTGCGTATAATATTACTACCAGCGTGAGGGAACTGGAAGGTGCATTGATATCTCTTTTGGCCAATGCATCCATCAGCAAGAAAGAGATTGACTTGCCAATGGCCCGCGAAATCCTGAAGAACTTTATAAAGAACTCTTCCCGTGAGCTCACCATTGATCATATACAGGACCTGATTTGTGAACACTTCAGCATGGAGGTGGAGTTGCTGAAATCAAAATCAAGGAAACGGCACATCGTGCAGGCCCGGCAGATCTCGATGTATTTCGCCAAGCAATTCACCAAAGATTCATTGGCTAAGATTGGCAGGCACTTCGGTGGCCGCGATCATTCAACGGTGATACATGCCTGTCAAACTGTTTCCAACCTGATTGAGACGGACAAAGCTTTCCGCAGCAAAATTGATGAGCTGGAAAAACAGATCTCGCTAAACCTGGGATAA
- a CDS encoding methylmalonyl-CoA mutase family protein: MTDSEREAKYTTDSGIAIKRVYTSHKERNEYPGKFPYTRGIHEEMYRSRLWTMRQYAGFSTAEESNKRYHYLLSHGTTGLSVAFDLPTQIGYDSDHEFSEGEVGKVGVAIDSLQDMEILFDGINLEKITSSMTINATASTLLALYIALAKKQGADLKKISGTVQNDILKEYAARGTYIYPPKFSMRLITDIFAYCSKEVPRWNTISISGYHIREAGSTAAQELAFTLANGKAYVNAALAKGLDINVFGRRLSFFFNAHNNFFEEIAKFRAARRMWAGIMKEMGATDEKAMMLRFHSQTGGSTLTARQPENNVVRVALQALAAVMGGTQSLHTNGYDEALSLPTEQAAQTALRTQQIIAHESGVTATADPMGGSHFVETLTDELEAKAWEYIERIDAMGGSVSAIEAGYIQDEIARAAYEYQTRVEEQERIIVGVNKYETDDQTQMNVFSVDDNIRDYQIEELRKLKAIRNPEKVAALLKRLEEKAATSENLMPHIVEAVEAYCTLGEIADAFRKVAGEYSGT, translated from the coding sequence ATGACAGATTCGGAAAGAGAAGCTAAATACACAACTGATTCAGGTATAGCCATAAAGCGGGTTTACACCAGCCATAAAGAAAGAAATGAGTATCCCGGCAAGTTCCCCTACACGCGCGGAATTCATGAAGAAATGTATCGCAGCCGGCTTTGGACGATGCGGCAGTATGCAGGCTTCTCTACGGCAGAGGAATCCAACAAGCGCTATCATTATCTTCTGAGCCACGGCACCACCGGACTTTCGGTGGCTTTTGACCTGCCAACGCAAATCGGGTATGATTCGGATCATGAATTTTCTGAGGGAGAAGTAGGTAAGGTAGGTGTAGCCATTGATTCGCTCCAGGACATGGAGATTCTTTTCGATGGGATAAACCTGGAGAAGATCACCTCTTCGATGACCATCAATGCCACAGCTTCTACCCTGCTGGCGCTTTACATTGCCCTGGCAAAAAAACAGGGAGCCGACTTGAAAAAGATCAGCGGAACGGTACAGAACGACATTCTTAAAGAATATGCCGCGCGCGGTACATATATATATCCTCCAAAATTTTCAATGCGCCTCATCACTGATATTTTTGCATATTGCAGTAAAGAGGTGCCGCGTTGGAATACAATCTCAATTTCAGGCTATCACATCAGAGAAGCCGGATCAACGGCAGCGCAGGAACTTGCGTTTACGCTGGCCAATGGAAAGGCTTATGTAAATGCTGCCCTGGCAAAAGGGTTAGACATTAACGTCTTTGGCAGACGGCTTTCGTTTTTTTTTAATGCCCATAACAATTTCTTTGAGGAGATTGCCAAGTTCAGAGCTGCACGGAGAATGTGGGCGGGAATAATGAAGGAAATGGGCGCAACGGATGAAAAAGCCATGATGCTGCGGTTTCATAGCCAGACGGGAGGATCTACGTTGACCGCTCGTCAGCCAGAGAATAATGTGGTGCGCGTGGCGCTTCAGGCGCTGGCGGCTGTAATGGGCGGTACGCAATCATTGCATACCAATGGCTATGATGAGGCTCTTTCGCTCCCTACCGAGCAAGCTGCCCAAACTGCCTTGCGCACACAACAGATCATTGCGCATGAAAGCGGGGTCACTGCCACTGCCGATCCGATGGGCGGCTCCCATTTCGTTGAAACCCTTACGGATGAACTGGAAGCAAAAGCGTGGGAGTATATTGAAAGAATAGATGCAATGGGTGGCTCTGTAAGTGCCATCGAAGCTGGATATATACAGGATGAGATTGCGCGCGCAGCTTATGAGTATCAAACCAGGGTGGAGGAGCAGGAAAGAATCATTGTAGGGGTAAATAAATACGAAACGGATGATCAGACCCAGATGAACGTATTCAGCGTGGATGACAATATTCGAGATTACCAGATCGAAGAACTGCGGAAACTGAAAGCCATTCGCAACCCGGAGAAAGTGGCCGCCTTGCTGAAGAGATTGGAGGAAAAGGCCGCCACTTCGGAAAACCTAATGCCGCATATTGTAGAAGCCGTGGAAGCATATTGCACCCTGGGCGAAATTGCCGATGCTTTCAGGAAAGTGGCAGGCGAATATTCCGGAACATAA